From Streptomyces sp. NBC_01754, a single genomic window includes:
- a CDS encoding DUF1702 family protein, whose translation MSILRALRRRVLTPNVRETLLETRGFHVKDEESRQQLETVGASFLQGYAYAVEARSADEAVDWLETVPRAFRGFAYEGAGMGAVMLDSLTGGGKRLTGLLEGGGRHHNYMIYVGIGWAMARLPRFLWPDVTTADPVLRWLILDGYGFHQAYFKTDAYVRDPGRDHPFTWKGGPDAYSARVIDQGIGRALWFVGGTDPDVVAGLIGAFPAHRHGDMYAGAGLACTYAGSACEEELLRFAGHAGVHRPSLVQGSAFACEARERAGTTIAHTHLAARVLCGGRTPEEAARVCTDSRPAGCDGGQVPAFETWRRHIAATISSVPRTQKGAVA comes from the coding sequence GTGTCCATCTTGCGTGCGCTGAGGCGCCGGGTCCTCACACCGAATGTACGGGAAACGCTGCTGGAGACACGCGGGTTCCACGTCAAGGACGAGGAGTCCAGACAGCAGCTGGAAACAGTCGGGGCGAGCTTCCTCCAGGGGTACGCCTACGCGGTCGAGGCCCGCAGCGCGGACGAGGCCGTCGACTGGCTGGAGACGGTGCCCCGGGCCTTCCGCGGGTTCGCCTACGAAGGCGCGGGCATGGGCGCCGTCATGCTGGACTCCCTGACGGGCGGCGGTAAGCGGCTGACCGGGCTCCTGGAGGGCGGGGGCCGCCACCACAACTACATGATCTACGTGGGTATCGGCTGGGCGATGGCCCGCCTGCCCCGGTTCCTGTGGCCCGACGTGACCACGGCCGACCCGGTGCTGCGCTGGCTGATCCTGGACGGATACGGCTTCCACCAGGCGTACTTCAAGACCGACGCGTACGTCCGCGATCCCGGCCGGGACCATCCCTTCACCTGGAAGGGCGGCCCGGACGCCTACAGTGCCCGCGTCATCGACCAGGGGATCGGCCGTGCCCTGTGGTTCGTCGGCGGTACCGACCCCGATGTGGTGGCCGGCCTCATCGGCGCGTTCCCCGCCCACCGCCACGGCGACATGTACGCCGGTGCCGGGCTCGCCTGTACCTACGCGGGCAGTGCCTGCGAGGAGGAGCTGCTGCGTTTCGCCGGGCACGCGGGTGTGCACCGGCCGAGCCTCGTGCAGGGTTCCGCGTTCGCCTGTGAGGCCCGGGAGCGGGCCGGGACGACGATCGCCCACACCCATCTCGCCGCCCGGGTCCTGTGCGGTGGCCGTACCCCCGAGGAAGCCGCCCGGGTGTGCACCGATTCCAGGCCCGCGGGCTGCGACGGCGGCCAGGTCCCGGCCTTCGAGACCTGGCGGCGGCACATCGCCGCCACCATCAGCTCCGTTCCCCGTACGCAGAAGGGCGCCGTCGCATGA